The DNA region CGCATGCGCGGCGCTGATGCCGGTGCTTGAATTGGCCATCCCGCAATTGCCCATGGTGCGCTGGATCGATTCAGCCGTGGTCTCGACAGGACTCAGGTTCTCATCTGAAGAACCGGCAGTGCTCGCCGCGACGCAGACGACCGCGACATCTGCGTGGCCACCAGTCACCTGGCCGATGCTGTTTGCAGGGTTGTGGGCAACGGTTGCGCTCCTCACCCTCATTGGACTCGCGAACGGCTTGTGGCGGCTGCGGACCCTGCGCGCTTCCTGCACTCCGGTTCAAGGGGGATGGCGCGCCCTGACGGACGCGCTGTCGCGCGAGTGCGGCGTGTCCGGGCGAGTGGAGCTGCTGCAGAGCAACGACCCCACGCTCCTGGTGACCTACGGCATGTTCCGGCCTGGCATCATCCTGCCCGCGGGCGCCGACGACTGGGCCGACGATCGACGTTGCATCGTCCTTCGCCACGAACTGGCGCACATCCGCCGCCGCGACGCCCCCATCCAGGTGGCCGGTGAACTGCTGCGCGTGATGCAACCGTTCAACCCTCTGGTGTGGATAGCCTGCCGGCGCCTGCGCCAGGAAAGTGAATTCGCCTGTGACGATGCCGTGCTGCGCGCGGGAGTGGAGGCCACCGACTATGCCACCCACCTCTACGACGTCGCGACGCAGTTGTCCGGCCGACAGACCGTGTGGGCCTCGGCGCCCGCCATCGCCCACCCGTCAACCCTCGAGAGGAGAATCGTCGCCATGCTGCAGCAACAGAAAAACCGTCAGCCGTTGACCCGAGGTGGCTGGTCACTCGTCGCGTTACTTGCCGTGTGTGTCAGTCTGCCGCTGGCGGCCATCGGCATCGCGCCCCAATCGACCGCCGGCGCGGACAGCTCAATCGCCGCCTCTTCCACGCCGA from Acidobacteriota bacterium includes:
- a CDS encoding carboxypeptidase regulatory-like domain-containing protein, which codes for MSVLFASLIDATVILALGLAVSAVLRRQSAAVRHGVLTTAIACAALMPVLELAIPQLPMVRWIDSAVVSTGLRFSSEEPAVLAATQTTATSAWPPVTWPMLFAGLWATVALLTLIGLANGLWRLRTLRASCTPVQGGWRALTDALSRECGVSGRVELLQSNDPTLLVTYGMFRPGIILPAGADDWADDRRCIVLRHELAHIRRRDAPIQVAGELLRVMQPFNPLVWIACRRLRQESEFACDDAVLRAGVEATDYATHLYDVATQLSGRQTVWASAPAIAHPSTLERRIVAMLQQQKNRQPLTRGGWSLVALLAVCVSLPLAAIGIAPQSTAGADSSIAASSTPIKSGVPATKAAPSPQASLSGHVQDQTGGSMPGVAVTVTNQQTQETHRAVTNAPGRFQFPNLAPATYELTAELPGFRKVRRPVDLSAGAPTILTVTMPIGALSEAISVQCASAASSILQVFFPTLSAQEPRSAPIRIGGSIKPPRKTRDVRPVCPAGGVTGEVVVLLEGRIGMDGLITEIKPLTKADAVPAALTESAMDAVRQWEFSPTLLNGQPVEVIITVSVVFKSS